A single region of the Salvia miltiorrhiza cultivar Shanhuang (shh) chromosome 8, IMPLAD_Smil_shh, whole genome shotgun sequence genome encodes:
- the LOC130998579 gene encoding uncharacterized protein LOC130998579: MVLMIHRRIVVWVEECFEAELAALLENLKLAVTLSSHIWVELDAAVLVLLMSAGHHGHASIRYFVAWIRLLIRHRQVRFTHIHREGNHLEDFMARQGHQTQALTTFDSESTPRYFLALVKMDQFGYPNFRFRYHVDS; encoded by the exons ATGGTTCTTATGATTCATAGGCGCATTGTGGTGTGGGTGGAGGAGTG TTTTGAGGCCGAGCTTGCTGCGCTGCTTGAGAATCTGAAGTTAGCTGTGACATTGTCTTCTCATATCTGGGTTGAGCTGGATGCTGCAGTGCTCGTTTTGCTCATGTCTGCTGGGCATCACGGTCATGCTAGTATCCGATATTTTGTTGCCTGGATTCGACTGCTTATTCGACACCGGCAGGTTCGATTCACTCACATCCATCGCGAGGGAAATCATCTTGAGGATTTTATGGCTAGGCAAGGGCATCAGACCCAGGCTTTGACTACTTTTGATTCAGAGTCTACTCCTCGTTATTTTCTTGCCCTAGTTAAGATGGATCAGTTTGGTTATCCTAACTTCAGATTTAGATATCATGTTGATAgctag